A stretch of DNA from Castor canadensis chromosome 2, mCasCan1.hap1v2, whole genome shotgun sequence:
TAAGACTGATTgccttttttccttaatttttcagaCTTCATATAAGACTGGATGCAACCTTGCTGAAAATGAAGAACATATAGTAgagacattttttcctttttccgtTCATGTCTTTGCTTTTCAGTCAAGCCTGTTTGCTTCATCAGAAATGTTCTTTGCAATCTCAAGAAAGAATATGTCCCAGAAATTGAGTTTACTGCTGCTTGTATTCGGACTCATTTGGGGACTGATGTTGCTGCACTATACTTTTCAACAGCCAAGACATCAAAGCAGTGTTAAGTTACGGGAACAAATACTGGATTTAAGTAAAAGATACGTTAAAGCTCTAGCAGAGGAAAATAAGAACATGGTAGATGTGGAGAACGGTGCTTCTATGGCAGGATATGGTAAGATAACACAGAGTACTTTAGTCTCTTCAGTCTGTTCCATTTATAGAAAGTCATGGAGATCAACTCATCACTTCATGTAGAGATatctttttcttgattttgtattataaatattttcaaatttctattgaaaattagaaatatgaTACCTATATTCATCACCTAGATTTAGCAGGTattaacatttttcatttgttttatctaATTGTTGAAGTATATTTGAAGTGTATTATAGAAATTGTGACATTTCACTactatatttatatctttttaaaagtatgtatgtATGAGAAATATATATGTGCGTATTTCAAAATGCCCTTTACTATGTAACACAAT
This window harbors:
- the Ccdc126 gene encoding coiled-coil domain-containing protein 126, with the translated sequence MFFAISRKNMSQKLSLLLLVFGLIWGLMLLHYTFQQPRHQSSVKLREQILDLSKRYVKALAEENKNMVDVENGASMAGYADLKRTIAVLLDDILQRLVKLENKVDYIVVNGSAANTTNGTGGNLVSVTANKRINASGSVR